From Domibacillus sp. DTU_2020_1001157_1_SI_ALB_TIR_016, a single genomic window includes:
- a CDS encoding altronate dehydratase family protein — MKDTLIINGRDNVAVALRDLPKGTRIESDVELSEDAARGHKIALQDIEENNNVVKYGFPIGHATKPIKRGSIVHTHNVKTNLNDIQTYIFTQKLNDNPFKRSTAVFKGYKRANGSVGIRNELWIVPTVGCVNGIADLIIEQFKQERDGDITPFENVLVLKHNYGCSQLGDDHAQTKQILADAIVHPNAGGVLVLGLGCENNNINELRDSLGEYDGSRVQFLLSQDVENEVEAGVKCLHAIWKAATHDHREEVPLSELKIGLKCGGSDGFSGITANPLLGRFSDFLTAQGGTTVLTEVPEMFGAETILMERAENEKVFKKIVGLINDFKQYFIDHNQPVYENPSPGNKAGGITTLEDKSLGCTQKAGTSTIVDVLPYGGRLKKQGLNLLSAPGNDLVASSALAASGCQMVLFTTGRGTPFGSFVPTVKIATNTPLYEKKRHWIDYNAGALIEDVLADLVLEDFIQYIIRVASGEWVNNERNNFRELAIFKTGVTL, encoded by the coding sequence GTGAAAGATACGCTGATCATCAACGGTCGTGATAATGTCGCTGTAGCGCTTCGGGATTTGCCGAAAGGAACACGCATCGAATCGGATGTAGAGCTCTCAGAGGATGCAGCCCGAGGGCATAAAATTGCGCTGCAGGATATCGAAGAAAATAACAACGTTGTTAAATACGGGTTTCCAATTGGGCATGCCACAAAGCCCATTAAAAGGGGAAGCATTGTTCATACGCATAACGTGAAAACCAATTTAAACGATATTCAGACCTATATCTTTACGCAAAAATTAAACGATAATCCATTTAAACGATCAACAGCGGTTTTTAAAGGCTACAAGCGTGCCAATGGAAGTGTTGGTATTCGTAACGAGCTCTGGATTGTCCCGACGGTTGGCTGTGTAAACGGTATTGCCGACCTGATCATTGAGCAGTTTAAGCAGGAACGAGACGGAGATATTACGCCTTTTGAAAATGTGCTCGTTTTAAAACATAATTACGGGTGTTCTCAGCTTGGGGATGACCATGCCCAGACAAAACAAATATTAGCGGATGCCATTGTTCATCCAAATGCAGGCGGAGTGCTGGTGCTTGGGCTTGGCTGCGAAAACAACAATATTAATGAGCTGCGTGATTCACTCGGTGAATATGATGGAAGCCGTGTTCAATTTCTGCTTTCACAGGACGTAGAAAATGAAGTGGAGGCAGGGGTGAAATGCCTGCACGCTATCTGGAAAGCCGCAACCCATGATCACCGGGAGGAAGTACCGCTTTCTGAGCTTAAAATTGGCTTAAAGTGCGGAGGGTCAGACGGGTTTTCCGGTATTACCGCCAACCCGCTCCTGGGCCGGTTTTCTGACTTTCTCACTGCCCAGGGCGGCACGACCGTACTAACAGAAGTGCCAGAAATGTTCGGAGCTGAAACCATTCTGATGGAGCGTGCCGAAAATGAGAAAGTGTTCAAGAAGATTGTCGGGCTGATCAACGATTTTAAGCAGTATTTTATTGATCACAACCAGCCGGTATATGAAAATCCATCGCCGGGCAATAAAGCAGGCGGCATCACAACGCTTGAAGATAAGTCACTCGGCTGCACGCAAAAAGCCGGCACATCGACAATCGTGGATGTGCTTCCGTATGGAGGCCGCTTGAAAAAGCAGGGGCTGAATTTATTAAGCGCTCCTGGAAATGACTTGGTGGCGTCTTCCGCTTTAGCGGCATCCGGCTGTCAGATGGTTCTTTTTACAACAGGGCGCGGTACCCCATTTGGCTCATTTGTGCCGACGGTAAAAATCGCTACAAACACGCCGCTTTACGAGAAAAAGCGTCATTGGATTGACTACAATGCCGGAGCGCTGATTGAAGACGTATTAGCAGACCTGGTCCTTGAGGATTTTATTCAATATATTATCCGGGTAGCAAGCGGTGAATGGGTGAATAATGAAAGGAATAATTTCCGCGAGCTCGCTATTTTTAAAACAGGCGTAACGCTGTAA
- the murQ gene encoding N-acetylmuramic acid 6-phosphate etherase, with protein MQLTTESRNSRTMQIDTADTKTILTMMNEEDYGVAEAVKEVLPAIEQVVGFVLHSFQKGGRLFYMGAGTSGRLGVLDAVECPPTFSTPPEMVQGLIAGGEHAFVKAVEGAEDDEAAGRQDLKSRGLTERDTVVGLAASGRTPYVKGGLAYAREIGAKTAAISCNKNAQISAYADQPIEVVVGPEVLTGSTRLKAATAQKMILNMISTASMLQMGKAFENLMVDVRVSNVKLRQRAVHTIVRVTGVSRKRAEETLDEAGNEVKTAIVMLECGVPFKEAKELLTKAEGYVRRAVKMGGARGGSSQ; from the coding sequence ATGCAGCTGACGACCGAGTCAAGAAACAGCCGTACCATGCAGATAGACACTGCAGATACAAAAACAATCTTAACGATGATGAACGAGGAAGACTATGGCGTGGCAGAAGCTGTCAAGGAAGTGCTTCCCGCCATCGAGCAGGTCGTTGGCTTTGTGCTTCACTCGTTTCAAAAAGGAGGCCGTCTTTTTTATATGGGCGCTGGAACGAGCGGCCGTCTCGGTGTGCTCGATGCGGTTGAGTGCCCGCCAACGTTCAGCACACCGCCTGAAATGGTACAGGGCCTTATCGCGGGAGGTGAGCACGCCTTTGTAAAAGCGGTTGAAGGAGCAGAAGATGATGAAGCCGCCGGCCGGCAGGACCTCAAAAGCCGCGGATTAACAGAAAGGGATACAGTCGTTGGATTAGCGGCAAGCGGCAGGACCCCTTACGTAAAGGGCGGACTCGCGTATGCCCGGGAAATCGGTGCCAAAACGGCTGCCATTTCCTGCAATAAAAACGCCCAAATCAGCGCGTATGCTGATCAGCCAATCGAAGTCGTGGTCGGACCGGAAGTGTTAACGGGATCTACACGCTTAAAAGCAGCCACAGCACAAAAAATGATTTTAAATATGATTTCGACGGCTTCCATGCTGCAAATGGGCAAAGCGTTTGAAAATTTAATGGTTGATGTGCGCGTGAGTAATGTAAAGCTGAGACAAAGAGCGGTTCACACAATTGTCCGGGTAACAGGCGTTTCAAGAAAGCGGGCAGAAGAAACACTCGATGAAGCCGGAAACGAAGTGAAAACAGCGATTGTGATGCTCGAATGCGGCGTGCCGTTCAAAGAAGCTAAAGAGCTGTTAACAAAAGCGGAAGGATATGTGCGCCGAGCCGTTAAAATGGGGGGCGCACGCGGAGGAAGCAGCCAATGA
- a CDS encoding HAD family hydrolase → MAYSLIAIDLDGTLLNEEKEIDQRSIQAIRSFEERGGQVVICSGRTPLATRWIGETLGLKTPIISLNGAVLHDERGELLNQKTFSYAGLKQFVSFCEKENICVHLYEGNDLIVPEKNRWNEKWIDQNVLPLVQTGGLQERRNAYLEECRVRVTPDIGQWLENHPDISKMAIFSETGDFREIEQKIKTSLPDVEAASSSNYVNLEISPRGATKGSALKELALRLGVPLSQTAAIGDNFNDISMFQCAGIGIAMGNAPAAVRAAAQHVTASNDENGIGEAIDFLMQ, encoded by the coding sequence ATGGCTTACTCACTGATTGCGATTGATTTGGATGGGACACTTTTAAATGAAGAAAAAGAAATTGATCAGCGGTCAATCCAGGCGATTCGTTCCTTTGAAGAGCGGGGCGGCCAGGTCGTCATTTGCAGCGGACGGACGCCGCTGGCCACGCGCTGGATTGGTGAGACGCTCGGTCTGAAAACACCTATTATTTCATTGAATGGTGCAGTGCTTCACGATGAAAGGGGCGAATTGCTCAATCAAAAAACCTTCTCTTATGCAGGTTTAAAGCAATTTGTTTCATTTTGCGAAAAGGAAAACATATGCGTTCATTTATATGAAGGAAACGACTTGATTGTACCAGAGAAGAACCGCTGGAATGAGAAATGGATAGATCAAAATGTTCTTCCGCTCGTTCAAACAGGCGGCTTGCAGGAACGGCGAAATGCATATTTAGAGGAATGCCGGGTACGGGTGACACCGGACATCGGCCAGTGGCTTGAGAACCATCCGGATATATCGAAAATGGCCATTTTCAGTGAAACGGGCGATTTTCGGGAGATTGAACAAAAAATCAAAACGAGTCTGCCGGATGTGGAAGCAGCCAGCAGCTCCAATTATGTGAATTTAGAAATTTCGCCCCGCGGTGCAACGAAAGGCAGTGCTTTAAAGGAGCTTGCTCTGCGGCTTGGCGTGCCGCTTTCCCAAACAGCCGCCATCGGTGATAACTTCAATGACATTTCGATGTTTCAATGTGCCGGGATCGGTATTGCCATGGGCAACGCGCCGGCAGCCGTTAGGGCTGCAGCACAGCACGTAACCGCTTCAAATGATGAAAACGGCATTGGAGAAGCGATCGATTTTTTAATGCAGTAA
- a CDS encoding LacI family DNA-binding transcriptional regulator — MAITIKDIAKAAGVSYSTVSKALNDSPLVQPKTKEKIHQVAREMGYEPNFAAKQLVTKQSKTIGLIWPTLDRAAHSTLVTELNAEIQRRGFSMILSVNPVQASLDLFKRFHVDGVLIFDEENNLSSDVTAPFPVVSYGAGPQNSFSFVDLHYQEAMFQAVEYLKELGHRDISFIGDFSPLNLRQQEKYRGFERAMQHFNLPVHKQSFINSAGLEWYDGYQATKRMLRSSFLPSAVIGASYDISAGIVRAIRETSLVIPKDMSIIGYDNIPQMATLEVPLTSVGVPVQAVAEQMTSLLFEQLETGSTEQLTRTMNSVLIERHSCARVNGR, encoded by the coding sequence ATGGCCATTACAATAAAAGATATTGCAAAAGCGGCTGGTGTCAGCTATTCAACGGTCTCGAAAGCATTAAATGACAGCCCGCTCGTTCAGCCGAAAACAAAAGAAAAGATTCATCAGGTAGCACGCGAAATGGGGTATGAGCCTAATTTTGCGGCAAAGCAGCTGGTCACCAAGCAGTCCAAAACCATTGGCTTGATTTGGCCGACGCTGGATCGTGCAGCTCATTCCACTCTTGTGACCGAGCTGAACGCCGAAATTCAAAGAAGGGGATTTTCGATGATTTTATCCGTTAATCCTGTCCAGGCTTCTCTTGATTTGTTTAAACGGTTTCATGTAGATGGGGTGCTGATTTTTGATGAAGAAAACAATCTTTCTTCTGATGTTACCGCTCCGTTTCCCGTTGTTTCGTACGGAGCCGGGCCGCAAAATTCTTTTTCCTTTGTGGACCTTCATTATCAAGAAGCGATGTTTCAGGCAGTCGAATATTTGAAAGAGCTCGGCCACCGGGATATTTCTTTTATTGGCGATTTTTCTCCCCTTAATTTGCGCCAGCAGGAAAAGTACCGCGGCTTCGAACGGGCGATGCAGCATTTTAACCTGCCGGTTCATAAACAGTCGTTTATTAATTCAGCCGGCCTTGAATGGTATGACGGCTATCAGGCAACCAAAAGAATGCTGCGATCTTCTTTTCTTCCTTCTGCTGTGATTGGTGCAAGCTATGATATTAGCGCGGGCATTGTGCGGGCTATCCGCGAAACGAGTCTCGTGATTCCAAAAGATATGTCGATTATCGGCTATGACAACATTCCTCAGATGGCTACACTTGAAGTGCCGCTGACCAGTGTCGGTGTTCCCGTTCAAGCTGTTGCCGAGCAAATGACGTCGCTTCTTTTTGAACAGCTGGAAACCGGGTCAACGGAGCAGCTCACCCGCACGATGAACTCCGTTTTAATCGAGCGGCATTCCTGCGCCCGCGTAAACGGACGGTAA
- a CDS encoding tagaturonate reductase, which translates to MQRLTKTAHGKTEYPERVLQFGTGNFLRAFTDWIIHRMNKETDFNGSVVVVQSTKRGAADVINEQDGLYSLFLQGMMDGKAVRRHEIIESISRALNVYDQYDEYMALAASPDLRFIVSNTTEAGIAFDEEDELESRPQNSFPGKLTALLWKRFTHFNGDSGKGLVIIPCELIDRNGVVLKEMVLRYAKAWQLGEIFAEWVETANTFCNSLVDRIVPGYPKEDGEELERELGFADQLMTVGEHYHLWAIEGPGWLAEEFPAHTAGLNVKVVEELAPYRLSKVFILNGAHTALTPIALLSGIETVKETVTNSDTNAFVEELIFEEIIPAIGLPEKETTAFAHEVLSRFANPFVQHYVKSIALNAIPKFKTRNVPVLIKYAEAFGEVPQRMVLALAAWIHVYKKSETDEAYIVDFFRDQWRACNGTDEAIEELVRNVLGYEALWGQDLNRISGLTDQTARFAIHIERNGIIDTLKKAGAHGERYADHQRS; encoded by the coding sequence TTGCAGCGTCTAACCAAAACAGCGCACGGTAAAACAGAATATCCGGAACGAGTGCTTCAATTTGGCACAGGCAATTTTTTAAGAGCATTTACCGACTGGATAATTCACCGGATGAATAAAGAAACAGATTTTAACGGCAGTGTGGTAGTTGTCCAATCCACTAAACGCGGTGCCGCTGATGTGATCAATGAGCAGGACGGGCTGTACAGCCTTTTTCTTCAGGGGATGATGGACGGCAAAGCCGTGCGCCGGCATGAAATAATCGAATCGATCAGCCGGGCGCTGAATGTATACGACCAATACGACGAGTATATGGCGCTGGCAGCGAGCCCGGATCTCCGGTTTATCGTCTCTAACACAACCGAAGCCGGCATCGCGTTTGACGAGGAAGACGAGCTGGAGAGCCGCCCGCAAAACAGTTTTCCAGGTAAATTAACAGCGTTGTTATGGAAACGGTTTACCCATTTTAATGGAGACTCGGGTAAAGGGCTTGTTATCATTCCGTGTGAACTGATTGACCGAAATGGTGTAGTGTTAAAAGAAATGGTGCTGCGTTACGCAAAAGCATGGCAGCTCGGCGAGATCTTCGCGGAATGGGTGGAGACAGCGAATACATTTTGCAACAGCTTGGTCGACCGGATTGTACCGGGCTATCCGAAAGAGGATGGAGAAGAGCTGGAAAGGGAGCTTGGCTTTGCAGACCAGTTGATGACTGTCGGTGAGCATTATCATTTATGGGCGATCGAAGGACCTGGCTGGCTGGCTGAAGAGTTTCCGGCTCATACGGCCGGATTGAATGTGAAAGTGGTAGAGGAACTGGCTCCGTACCGGTTAAGCAAAGTGTTTATCTTGAACGGGGCACACACTGCGTTAACGCCGATTGCGCTGCTTTCAGGGATCGAAACGGTAAAAGAAACCGTGACGAACAGCGATACAAATGCTTTTGTTGAAGAGCTTATTTTCGAGGAGATTATCCCGGCGATTGGGCTGCCAGAGAAAGAAACGACCGCTTTTGCACATGAAGTATTAAGCCGGTTTGCCAATCCGTTTGTTCAACATTATGTGAAAAGCATTGCCTTGAATGCGATACCGAAATTTAAAACGAGGAATGTGCCGGTACTGATCAAGTATGCAGAAGCATTTGGCGAAGTGCCTCAGCGGATGGTGCTTGCCCTTGCTGCCTGGATTCATGTATACAAAAAAAGCGAAACGGATGAAGCATATATCGTCGATTTTTTCCGTGATCAATGGCGTGCATGTAATGGTACAGATGAAGCCATTGAAGAGCTTGTGCGAAATGTACTCGGATATGAAGCGCTGTGGGGCCAGGATTTAAACCGTATCTCCGGCCTGACAGACCAGACAGCCCGTTTTGCGATTCACATTGAACGCAACGGCATCATCGATACGTTAAAGAAAGCAGGTGCACACGGTGAAAGATACGCTGATCATCAACGGTCGTGA
- the uxaC gene encoding glucuronate isomerase has protein sequence MDDQFLLTNKIAVTLYEDWAKAMPIIDYHCHLSPKEIYENKQFANITEAWLYGDHYKWRLMRANGVEESHITGDADDYNKFLAWAKTVPMTIGNPLYNWTHLELQRFFGIHELLNEKSAPAIWEKVNEQLASGRMGARDLIRNSNVKVVCTTDDPADSLEYHQKLLEEGDFEVKVVPGFRPDKGLELNRDSFKDWTAALSESAGIHIDSYDAFLKALEARIDFFHQTGGRVSDHALDQVMFAETTQEEAGAIFKKALNGEKVSVEEEAKYKTYTLTFLGEQYAKRSWVMQYHMHAHRNNNERMFGRLGPDTGYDSMNDEPLAKPLVGLLDALERKGSLPKTVLYSLNPKDNYTIASVTGSFQGGGVPGKIQFGTAWWFNDQKDGMLDQMKALANLGLFSQFIGMLTDSRSFLSYTRHEYFRRLVCDLIGTWVEQGEVPNDMDLLGGIVKGICFENAAAYFNFGLDEKGGGLLAASNQNSAR, from the coding sequence ATGGATGATCAATTTTTGTTGACCAACAAGATAGCGGTTACATTATACGAAGATTGGGCTAAAGCAATGCCGATTATCGATTATCACTGCCATTTAAGCCCGAAAGAAATTTATGAAAACAAGCAGTTTGCCAATATAACGGAAGCGTGGCTGTATGGGGACCATTACAAATGGCGGCTTATGCGGGCAAATGGGGTAGAGGAGTCGCATATCACGGGAGACGCTGATGACTACAATAAGTTTCTTGCCTGGGCAAAGACGGTTCCCATGACAATCGGCAACCCGCTTTACAACTGGACACATCTTGAACTGCAGCGGTTCTTTGGCATTCACGAGCTGTTAAATGAAAAAAGCGCACCGGCCATTTGGGAAAAGGTAAACGAGCAGCTGGCAAGCGGGCGCATGGGTGCGCGTGACTTGATCCGGAATTCCAACGTAAAAGTCGTTTGTACAACAGATGATCCAGCTGATTCACTCGAGTACCATCAAAAGCTGTTAGAAGAAGGTGATTTTGAGGTAAAGGTCGTGCCGGGATTCCGTCCGGATAAAGGCCTTGAACTTAACCGTGACAGTTTTAAGGATTGGACGGCGGCACTTTCAGAATCAGCAGGTATACACATCGACAGCTACGACGCATTTTTAAAAGCGCTCGAAGCCAGAATTGACTTTTTCCACCAAACGGGCGGACGAGTATCCGACCACGCACTCGACCAGGTGATGTTCGCTGAGACTACACAGGAAGAAGCCGGTGCCATTTTCAAAAAAGCGTTAAATGGCGAAAAGGTATCCGTTGAAGAAGAAGCAAAGTACAAAACATACACGCTGACATTCCTCGGTGAGCAGTACGCCAAACGGAGCTGGGTGATGCAGTATCATATGCATGCCCACCGCAATAACAATGAGCGTATGTTCGGGCGCCTCGGTCCTGATACGGGCTATGACAGCATGAATGATGAGCCGCTTGCAAAGCCGCTTGTCGGGCTGCTGGACGCTCTTGAGAGGAAGGGCAGCCTGCCAAAAACGGTACTGTATTCTTTAAATCCGAAAGACAACTACACAATTGCCAGTGTAACAGGCAGCTTCCAGGGAGGCGGCGTACCGGGCAAAATTCAGTTTGGGACGGCCTGGTGGTTTAATGACCAGAAGGACGGAATGCTTGATCAAATGAAAGCACTGGCCAATCTGGGCTTGTTCAGCCAGTTTATCGGCATGCTGACGGATTCGCGCAGCTTTTTGTCCTACACACGCCACGAATACTTCCGCCGTCTTGTCTGCGATTTAATCGGCACGTGGGTCGAGCAGGGAGAAGTCCCGAATGATATGGACCTTCTTGGCGGAATTGTCAAAGGGATTTGCTTTGAAAACGCGGCCGCTTATTTTAACTTCGGCTTAGATGAAAAAGGGGGCGGACTTCTTGCAGCGTCTAACCAAAACAGCGCACGGTAA
- a CDS encoding MurR/RpiR family transcriptional regulator: MSGTSMLEKIKIQSSEMSAAEQKVASFILNNAHLVPNMTTGELSKRAEVSEATVIRFCKTIGVGSYKTFKLTLVKELSNTSMSVNDFSLLQSKDSPYELFNKVTHVNRGALDAALSALDKRELLKAVQALLQSKMILFYGVGGSAAAAVDGHYKFAKLGFHAVMTPDFHFSLSMAAHMQKGDVLIAISTSGKTKDVIELARFAQSRGATVIAITTVGKSVLYKEADIILGTPMVEHEKRIGSIASRTVQMNMIDALYVAVFHQIGSYVEEPYAKASEAVSKLKK; the protein is encoded by the coding sequence ATGAGCGGAACATCGATGCTGGAAAAAATAAAAATTCAAAGCAGTGAAATGAGCGCGGCAGAACAAAAAGTAGCGTCCTTTATTTTAAACAATGCCCACCTTGTACCGAACATGACAACAGGGGAGTTATCGAAAAGGGCAGAAGTCAGTGAAGCAACGGTCATCCGGTTTTGCAAAACGATTGGGGTTGGAAGCTACAAAACGTTTAAATTAACACTCGTCAAAGAATTGTCGAATACATCCATGAGTGTTAATGACTTTTCATTGCTGCAGTCTAAAGATTCGCCCTATGAGCTGTTTAACAAAGTCACCCACGTGAACCGGGGTGCGCTTGACGCTGCCCTTTCAGCGTTGGATAAGCGGGAGCTGCTTAAAGCTGTCCAGGCACTGCTTCAATCGAAAATGATCCTATTTTATGGAGTAGGCGGTTCTGCTGCTGCGGCCGTTGACGGACACTATAAATTTGCGAAGCTTGGCTTCCATGCGGTCATGACGCCAGATTTTCATTTTTCACTTTCGATGGCTGCCCATATGCAGAAGGGAGATGTGTTGATCGCAATCAGCACATCAGGCAAAACAAAAGACGTTATTGAGCTCGCCCGTTTTGCCCAATCAAGAGGCGCCACCGTCATCGCCATTACGACTGTCGGCAAATCGGTTTTGTACAAAGAAGCCGATATTATTCTTGGAACACCAATGGTGGAGCATGAAAAGCGGATTGGGAGCATTGCTTCTAGAACCGTTCAGATGAATATGATTGATGCTCTTTACGTAGCGGTTTTTCATCAAATTGGTTCTTATGTAGAGGAGCCCTATGCAAAAGCATCTGAGGCTGTTTCAAAACTAAAAAAATAA
- a CDS encoding glycoside hydrolase family 105 protein, whose amino-acid sequence MIATRMHRHDIEQTIDLLIDNLVNLNDPDGTYAIPLADGRKIDNKSFNYWEWTAGVGLYGMMKYYKLTKKQAVLDIIVKWFEDQFKEQPVEKNVNTMVQMLTMAYLYEETGNPTYLPYLESWGDWLYHDMPRTKDGGIQHVVFGSENHHQLWDDTLMMSVLPLAKIGLLLGKPEYVEEAKKQFLVHIKYLFDKKTGLWFHGWTFEGNHNFAEALWGRGNSWITIAIPEFLDLVELPAGDPVRQVLIDTLERQLEALQACQNENGLWHTLLLDPSSYVEASCTAGFGFGTLKAVRKRYVGKKYKEMGLKAVEAVIENIDETGELKHVSAGTAMGETLDFYKQIPVTAMPYGQSMAILCLVEYLYVKL is encoded by the coding sequence GTGATCGCAACGCGTATGCATCGTCATGATATTGAACAAACCATTGATTTATTGATTGATAACCTTGTGAACTTAAACGACCCGGACGGAACGTATGCGATTCCGCTTGCGGACGGACGGAAGATCGACAATAAAAGCTTTAATTATTGGGAATGGACAGCAGGCGTCGGCTTGTACGGCATGATGAAATATTACAAGCTGACGAAAAAGCAGGCCGTTCTCGATATTATTGTGAAATGGTTTGAAGACCAGTTTAAAGAGCAGCCTGTTGAGAAAAACGTTAATACGATGGTGCAAATGTTAACGATGGCTTATTTGTACGAAGAAACAGGCAACCCAACGTATTTGCCATACCTGGAGTCATGGGGAGACTGGCTGTATCACGATATGCCGCGTACGAAAGACGGCGGCATCCAGCACGTTGTGTTCGGCTCAGAGAATCATCATCAGCTTTGGGATGACACGCTGATGATGAGCGTGCTGCCGCTGGCGAAAATCGGCCTGCTTTTAGGTAAGCCGGAATATGTAGAAGAAGCCAAAAAACAATTCCTTGTACACATTAAGTATTTATTTGATAAAAAAACCGGCCTTTGGTTCCACGGCTGGACATTTGAGGGTAACCATAACTTTGCGGAAGCATTGTGGGGACGCGGCAACTCCTGGATTACAATTGCGATTCCGGAATTTTTGGACCTGGTGGAACTACCGGCAGGCGACCCAGTCCGCCAGGTGCTGATCGATACGCTCGAACGCCAGCTTGAAGCGCTGCAGGCGTGCCAGAATGAAAATGGTCTTTGGCATACGCTGCTTTTAGACCCGTCTTCTTACGTGGAAGCCTCCTGTACGGCAGGCTTTGGCTTTGGTACATTAAAAGCTGTGCGCAAGCGCTACGTTGGAAAAAAGTACAAAGAAATGGGCTTGAAAGCAGTAGAAGCAGTAATCGAAAACATTGATGAAACAGGCGAACTAAAGCACGTATCTGCCGGGACGGCCATGGGAGAAACACTTGATTTTTACAAGCAGATTCCCGTCACAGCCATGCCGTACGGCCAGTCGATGGCGATTTTATGCTTAGTTGAATATTTATATGTAAAATTGTAA
- a CDS encoding phosphocarrier protein HPr, which produces MAQKTFTITDETGIHARPATVLVQTASKFSSDVNLEYNGKTVNLKSIMGVMSLGIPKGASITVTAAGADEDQAIEAVGETIKTQGLGE; this is translated from the coding sequence ATGGCACAAAAAACATTTACAATTACAGATGAAACAGGTATCCACGCTCGTCCGGCTACAGTACTTGTTCAAACAGCTTCAAAATTCAGCTCAGATGTAAACCTTGAGTACAACGGCAAAACAGTAAACCTAAAATCAATCATGGGCGTTATGTCCCTTGGTATTCCAAAAGGCGCGTCAATCACAGTAACAGCTGCTGGTGCTGACGAAGATCAAGCAATCGAAGCTGTAGGCGAAACAATTAAAACTCAAGGTCTTGGCGAATAA
- a CDS encoding DUF3231 family protein: MGILSGNPKDEPLHYGEVAAVWAGSLAAKSAAAFYSTMLNHAGDGDLKRVIEEGLMLARAEMAGLDEILRENGVAIPPEPPERPHADLESIPPGARIQDPEIASMIGKDIGMGLTAHSQAMAQCIREDIAMMFGEFHTAKAKLGQTNLRLLKEKGWLVVPPLHMSHVNA; encoded by the coding sequence ATGGGTATTTTAAGTGGAAATCCAAAAGATGAGCCGCTGCATTACGGTGAAGTAGCTGCTGTCTGGGCAGGCTCCCTGGCCGCTAAAAGCGCAGCCGCTTTTTACAGCACGATGTTAAACCATGCCGGTGATGGCGATTTAAAAAGAGTGATCGAGGAAGGTTTAATGTTGGCACGCGCGGAAATGGCAGGCTTGGATGAAATCTTAAGAGAAAATGGCGTAGCGATCCCGCCGGAGCCTCCTGAACGTCCGCATGCGGATCTTGAAAGCATTCCGCCGGGGGCGCGTATTCAAGACCCGGAAATTGCGTCGATGATCGGAAAGGATATCGGCATGGGCTTAACAGCGCACAGCCAGGCAATGGCACAGTGTATTCGTGAAGACATTGCGATGATGTTCGGAGAGTTTCACACAGCAAAAGCGAAACTTGGCCAGACCAACTTAAGGCTTTTAAAAGAAAAAGGCTGGCTTGTCGTGCCGCCTCTTCATATGAGCCACGTAAACGCATAG